DNA sequence from the Alteribacter lacisalsi genome:
CTATACCCCTGTCCATCAGGAGGTATGTGTCTGATTTGCAATTATTTTTATTTTCATACCTCCGGAGCCCGGTGGTGCCTTTCACTCGTCAGGAAAGGACATCAGCGGGTTTTTATCTTTTTTTTACAGGAGGCGCTTCACGTGATTAAACTTAAACAGGCGATACAGACTCAGGGAACCGTATTATCAGGGGACATACTTAAAGTTGACCAGTTTTTAAATCACGGCATTGATCCCGAACTCATGGCTGCAATCGGAAAGGAATTTACACGGCGGTTTGAAAATGATGGAATAACAAAAATCCTGACGATAGAATCCTCAGGTATCGCTCCTTCGGTCATGACCGGATTATATTTAGGGTGCCCGGTGGTTTTTGCCAGAAAACAGAAGTCAGCCATTCACCATAAAGGCCTGTTTGCGGCAGATGTCTACTCGTACACGAAGAAGACAACAAGCACGATCACTGTCGAGGCTGATAAAATCAGTGCAGACGACACCGTTCTCATCATTGATGACTTCCTTGCAAACGGACAGGCGGCTCTGGGTCTCGCTTCCATTGTTCAGGATGCAGGTGCTCGTGTGGCAGGCATCGGCATTGTCATTGAAAAGTCTTTCCAGCCGGGAAGGACTCTCCTTGACGGAGCTGGCCTAAGAGTGGAATCACTCGCCCGGATTGCTTCCCTTTCAGATGGGACGGTACGTTTTTCTGATGAGGCTGCCTGCGAGGTAAAAGTATGAGTACAAAAACGGTAAACTATCCATGGTACAGACGAGAAGACACAGATGCATTCTTTGCCCTTTTCCAGAATAATCTCGCAAATTTCGTCATCATCATCGTTACTATGCTCGGAATGGGGTTTCCCGCCTCTCTTGTATTCGGAAAGGTCATTCCCGGTGCTGCGGCGGCAGTCGTGTTCGGTAATCTCTACTATGCGTTTATGGCCAGACGTCTTGCTGCCAAGGAAAACAGAACCGATGTGACAGCCCTCTCCTATGGGATCAGTACACCTGTTATGTTCGTCTTTCTATTCGGTGTTCTTCTCCCTGCCTACACGCTGACAGGGGACGCCGAGCTGGCTTGGAAAATCGCACTCGCCGCGTGTTTTATCAGCGGTCTGATTGAGTTTCTAGCCAGTTTCACCGGTAAATGGCTGCAACGTGTACTGCCGAGAGCGGCGATGCTTGGTGCCCTTGCAGGTGTTGCTCTTACGTTTATTGCCGGTGAGATGTTATTTACCACGCTGGAAATGCCCGTTGTCGGCCTGTTTGTTCTCGTTGTCATTCTTGTCGGTCTTGTCGGCAAGGTCACGCTCCCTTTTAAGATTCCAGCTTCTTTATTTGCCATTATCGCAGGAACCGGTCTTGCATTTGCTCTGGGCTACGCGGATACCGGCGCCATTCAGAACGGACTGGCTAATCTGGGATTTTACCCGGTGCTCCCTTCGTTAGCTGTATTTGAAGGATTTGGTCTGCTGTTCACTGGTATGATTGCCCTGCTTGCGGTCATTCTGCCGATTACGATATACAATGCCATTGAGACGATGAACAACGTGGAAGCTATGAAAGCAGAAGGTGACAGCTATGATGTCCGTGAATGCCAGGCTGTCGACGGGACTGGAACCATGATTGGCGCCTTGTTCGGCGGTCTGTTTCCCACTACCGTTTATATTGCCTCTGTAGGCGCCAAATGGATGAAGGCAGGAAGAGGTTACAGCATTCTAAACGCAGCAGTTTTCTTTCTTGCCGCTTCATTTGGTCTGATTGGTGCTCTTGCAGCGGTTATTCCTGTTGCAGTTGTTGCCCCGATCCTCGTTTTCGTTGGCATCTCAATGGTCTCGGCTGCTTTTGGTAAAAACGAAACAAAATACTACCCTGCTGTTGCCATAGCCATGCTTCCCTACTTCGCCAACTACCTGATGACCCGTTTTGGAAATGACGCCGGTTCTGTTCTTCAGGAAATCTCAGGCGGCATCGTTCCTCTAGGTGAAGGGGCAATGTTTACTGGCATCCTGCTTGGAGCCATCACGGTAGCCATTATCGACCACGACTTCAAGAAGGCTGCTGTCTTCTCCTGCACTGCCGGGATCCTCAGTTTCTTCGGTTTGATGCATGCTTCCGGTCTTGCCGTTGGTGCAGCTTCGGACTATGCTCTCGGCTATTTTCTCGTTGCTGGTTTCCTTGGCGCATTTGCCCTGAAGGAAACCAAATTGTCCGCTGGAGAACAGCCTGTCTCCCGCAGGGCTGCCTAGTAAGCTTCAGGCCGATGAGCATCTGAATAACCGTGTAATGGCAGAGGCCGGGACAGAAGTGTTTTTCAGACAAAATTCCGAACACTTTCTTTATGTCCCGGCCTCTTTTTCTTCAGTTTAAATTTGTACCGGATTCATCAATTACCATCGATCATACGATAGATGGCTTCGGCGACACCTGCTTCTGTGTTTGCTCCGGTAATATAACAGCTTACAGCCTTCACTTCATCCGCTGCGTTGGCCATGGCGATTCCTGTACCTGCAGCCTTCAGCATACTTAAATCGTTGAAATTGTCACCAATGGCAGCTGTTTGATTCATAGGAATCCCCATATTCTGTGCAACCTGCTCCAGGGCCTGTCCTTTTGTCGCATGAACATGGGTAATCTCAAGGTTTTCCGAAGCGGAAGCACTAACCGCGATACTTCCTAGTTTACGAAGTCTCTCCGCTGCCTTTTCCCGCTTGCTTCCGTCTTTGGAAAAGGCGAGCAGTTTAAGAAGACTGACCCCCTGGTTAAGAATCTGATCGTAGTCTTCCGTAACCGTAACTGCCCCTTCCTTAAATCGGGCTTCCGCTACCCTCATCACCTGATCGTACGACTCGAATTCCCCCGTACTGAGCATAATGTCCGCTACAATCTGCAGACCCTTCTGCTCGTCTTCTGTATAGGAGCCCTTTCCTGTGTATATTTCGTAGTAAACCCCTTCATCTCGAAGAATGTCTGCCGCCCGTCTGTATAAAGAGCGGGACATCGTTACTTGTGAGTAAATATCCCCGTCTTTCTGTCTTATTTCTGCTCCGTTCACACAGATGAGCGGAAGCCTGATGCCTACTTCCTTTAACGGTACTACAGCTTCCGTAAAGTCACGTCCTGTTGCCACTGCAACTGTGACTCCTTTTGATTCGGCATACCGGATCGCTTCAGCATTCTTTTTTGGGATCCTTCTTTCACTATCCAATAGCGTTCCATCCATATCCGTGGCAATCAGCTTGATTCCTGACATCATATATCCTCCATTATATCGGTCCGGTACTCCCCGCAAATCAGTGTACACCCCTGCTCTTTTCACGATATAATGACAGTCAGACAGAAGGGAGTTTACATGTATGGAGAAAACCGACCGGTATCTTTTCCGTTTTTTTATTTTCTGGTACATATGCGGTGTGTTTCTGCTCAGTTTTGACCTGGTGCCTCCATGGTTAGAATGGGCAAATGTCGTGTTTTTAATTACAGCAGGCTTTCTGGCCATGCTCTTTTTTTACCGTACATACGGAAAGATTCTTGGCCTTGTTCTCATTGGCGGGATCTTCATCCTGTCTATGGCCCTTGAATCCTTCGGCGTTGCTACCGGCTTGTTCTTCGGTAACTACGAATACCGGACTGACTTTGGCCCGAAAATGATTGGTGTACCTGTTACAATTGGATTCGCCTGGGTGATGGTAATAGCCACCTCCCACGTCCTGATGAAGCCCGTTACGAATGCAACCGGAAAATTCGCCATCATTGTTTACCCTGTACTCGGCGCCTTCACAGCTACTGCGATGGACCTGATTATCGATCCTGTAGCCTATGACGTCAAAGAATACTGGGTATGGCTTGAAGGCGGCTTTTACTATGGCATTCCATTTTCCAACTATGCAGGATGGTTCATACTCAGCTTTATTCTCCACTTGATTGTATTCATACTAACTAAACGTCATAAAGGATGGCAGACAGACAGCTCGGAATGGAGTTTTCGCATGGCCTGGCTGTATGGAATGATGACAGCCATGTTCATGGCAGTCGCTGTTGTAAACGGTCTGTTCCTGGCTTTCTTCACAACGCTTGCGGCACTTATCATCGTTTATACCTTTTATTTTACTCCCCGATTCTTAGGAACCTTGAAGGAGGGCGGCCGCTATTCACAGCAGAAAACCGGCATTTGAAGCTGTTTTTTCCCTCTATAACAGACGTCTGTTAAAAAAGCATTTTCATCATGTTTCCTGTGAAAACAACTGGCGCCCCTCCGGCAGAGGCGCCCTGTTTTTAATTAATCACAGTTCCTGGTGGGACAGTCTTGTTCTGTTTCAACTGAACCGGGAACTTCTCAGGACAGACGGATATGCCCTCATGAGCGAGGAGGGCCTCAGACGCTTTCCCTTTTTCAGAAAGATCGGCGCTTTCCCTGTAAATGCCGCTTCCTATACGTCGGTTCTGCGCTCTTTGAAGGAAGCTGCAGTCCTCTTAAACAGTGGAAAGTGCTTGTTTCTTTTTCCTCAGGGTGATGAATTCCACTTGGATATAAGGCCTCTCCAGTTTCAGAGCGGGGCTGCCTTTCTTCTAAAAGAAGCACCTCATTGCGATTTGGTACCGGTCACTTTTTATCACACTCTCCTCCACGAACAGCACCCTGAGTTCTTTATCCGGGTCGGATCGTCACTTGCTTTTGATTCACAGGTCCCCCGAAAGGAGCTTACAATTCAGCTCGAAAATCAGCTTACAGAGCAGCTTGATGGGCTTAAAAACGATGTGATGAACGAGAAAACGGAGAGCTTCAGGCCTGTTGTGCGGGGCCGGGAAACCATCGGGGACCGATGGTACAGCATTAAGCAGAGTCTCCCCCGTCTCTTCGGGAGGGCCGGCCGATGACCGTATGGATTCTTACTGCGGTTCTTGCCGTCTCTATTGTGATTACGGGACTTAATACATTCCTTCTCCCACGACTGAAAACAGATCGGAAAGCGGACAGACATCCACCTTCTGTTGATGTATTTGTGCCCCTTCGCAACGAGGAACGAAACGTACCGGATTTGATTGCCAGTCTTAAGGGTCTGACAGCCCCGAATCTGACTTTTTTCCTGCTTGATGACGGTTCCTCTGACCGCACGGGAGAGCTGCTTACTGCTTTGACAGATGATGACCCCCGTTTCTATCTGCTGAAAGGGAAACCGCTTCCTGAAGCCTGGGTAGGAAAAGTACATGCCTGTCATCAGTTATCCAAAAACGGAAGCGGAGAATTTGCACTGTTTGTGGATGCTGACGTCCGGCTTGCACATGGCACAGTGGAAAGTCTGCTTTCTTGTTTTAAACGACCTGAAACAGGCCTCGTGACGGGATTTCCAAAAACACCAGCCAAAGGAGTGCTCGGGTCTCTTCTGATTCCGATGCAGCATTTTGTTGTACACTTTCATCTGCCGGTGCTTCTCGCTAATTACACGACCTTTGCCCCTGCTACTGCTGCCCATGGGGCCTTCATGATGTTCCGGCGCTCAGCCTACGAGAAAGCCGGCGGGCACAAAGCAGTAAAGTCCTCCCTTGTGGAGGATGTGCATCTTGCCCGCCAGATGAAAAAAAGCGGATATCGTGTAACACTGGCCAATGTTTCAGATGCGGTAACATGCTATATGTATGAGACAGACCGGGAAGTGTGGGAAGGTTTTTCGAAAAATCTGTTCCCGGGACTCGGTCGTTCCTTGCCCCTTGCTGTCTTTGTTACATTGTTTTATCTGTTGTTTTACACAGCTCCTGGCATATTTGCAATTTTAGTACTCCTGGGCAGCCTGGAGATGGTATGGCTCCTTCCCTATTCTCTTGGAGTCGTTCATAAGGGAATCGTCGACTGGTCTGTCAGACAGAAGCTGTGGCTGTGCATTCTGATGCCCGCTTCGGCTCTTATGACTGTCGTCCTTCTCTGGTATTCGGCTTTCCTTGGTGTGTTCAGACGGGGGTTCAGTTGGAAAGGAAGGGTTTATAAATGACGCGACAGAAAAAGATTGCTGTTATTGGCGCCGGCCTTGGGGGGCTTGCAGCATCAATCCGCCTCGCCTCGAAAGGTGCTGATGTCACACTTTATGAGAAGAACAGTTATGCCGGAGGTAAGCTTCACAGCAAAGCACTCGGCACACATACGTTTGATTTTGGACCGAATACGATTACGATGCCCCATGTGTTTCAAAATGTACTTTATGATGCCGGGGAAAATCCAGATGATTACTTCCGGTTTGACCGCCTTACCACACACACGAAAAATGTGTTCAGTGACGGCACCTCTTTTCATTTTTCCTCCGACACGGAAAAAATGGAGGAGGAGATTGCCTCGATCGATCCTGACAGCGCCCTCCGGTACAGAGAGTATCTTAAGCAGGTGGAAGATCTCTACATAAAGGCAGAGACTCATTTTCTCCGGCGCACGTTCCGTTCGTGGAAGGATTATATGTCCCTGCCCCTCGCACGGGCGCTTTTCAGTGTCAAACCGCTTACAAGTCTGGACCGCTTTCACCGGACCTTCTTCCCTGATGACCGGGTCCGCCAGGCTTTCAACCGGTATGCCACCTACATCGGATCATCTCCATACCGCTCACCTGCTACCTTCGGCCTTATCGGACATCTTGAGCTTAATGACGGTGTTTATTTTACAAGAGGCGGCAATGCCGGCATTGCCAAAGGTCTTCACCGTGCAGCGGTTAAATTAGGCGTAACCATGCACTTCAATACAGAGGTAACCGGCATTGAAGTGGCAGACAAAAAAGCCTCTGCCGTCAAAACGGATCATTACGAGCCCCTGCCTGTTGACGGCATTGTGTTAAACGGGGATCTGCTCACACAGGTTCCAGCGTTAATCGACCAGAAGAACCGGAAACATCTAACCGATGAAAAAATCAACTCCCTTAATCCTTCTATTTCAGCTTTTGTGATTCTTGCTGCTGCAGAAAAACGGTACGATCTTCATCATCATCACGTCTTCTTCACTTCCGACTACAGGAAGGAATTCAATACAATTTTTGAAGAGGGAAAGTACCCTGCTGACCCGACGATATACATTTGTACCTCTTCAAAAACAGAACCTTCACTGTCTCCCGACGGGGACAATCTGTTTATTCTTGTTAATGCGCCTCCGCTCCCGCGAAACGGTACATTAGATGATGATAAAGAACAATACGCCGGGATCGTGTTTGAGCGACTCCGGGAGAAAGGAATCGATTTATTCGGATCCCTAAAAGGAAAACAGATCATTTCTCCTGCTGATATCGCAGAAAAGTTCTATGCCTATCGTGGTTCCCTCTACGGGATAGCCTCCAATAAGCGATCTGACACATTTTTACGTCCCTTTAATCAGAGTGCCGATGTCGGCAATCTCTTTTTTGCCGGCGGCAGCACCCACCCTGGCGGCGGATCTCCGATGGTGGTACTAAGTGGCAGAAATGCTGCTGATGCTCTTCTGAACGAACTCGGGAGGCACTGACCGGCAGATTGCCTGCGGGCTTTTGAAAATGCTTTTTCAAACCACTAAACTGCCGAAAGCAGGAAAAGGCCCTCACCATTCGGTGAAGGCCTTTCTCTTCAGCTCGTTTTTATCTTCTCAGTCGTTTTAGCAGGCTTTTTAATCCGGCATGATCTCTCTCACGATTAATCAGCCTTTTACAACAGCTTTCATAATATGTGTTTTCTCTTCCGCTGAAACGAATGCCCGCTGGCGGAACACTTCGTACCCGTTATTTCTGACTGAGCGAAGAATCTCTCTGTAAAAAAGAGCTGCTGCTTTAACGGGAATTTTCGAATCAACCGGGTATTCATTAATAGAGGCGAGGCCTGCATCGTAGAATCGAAGAGCATCCTCTGCCAGCTCTTCCCACACGGCAATAAATGCCGGGCTGACCTGGCGGCTCGTCAGCATATCATGATTCAAGCCATGCTTGTCCATAACATCTTCCGGAAGATAAATACGGTCCCGTTCAAGGTCCTCTCCTACGTCCCTGAGAATATTTGTTAACTGCATGGCGATTCCAAGGGAAATGGCCCCTTCACGCAGACGGTCTTTTTTGGCAGGAGCAAGAATCGGAAGGAGCATAAGCCCGACCGTGCTTGCCACATGATACGAGTAATGCTTCACTTCTTCAAGAGCAGCGTACCGCTTTTTGATTAAGTCCATCTGCTGTCCTTCGATCATGTCGTAAAACGGCTGGACGTCCATCTCAAACCGCGAAAACGTGTCTTGAAGCGCAATCCACAGATAGTTCTTTTCCGGGATACGCCCATCAGCAAATGAATGAAACTGATCTTTAAATTTTACGATTTCAGTACCCGGATTTTCTCCTTCATCAACGATGTCATCTGCTGTTCTGCAAAATGCATAAACAGCCCACACGGCCTGGCGCTTTTCCTCCGGCAGATGGCCAAACGCTTTTGCAAACGTTTTGGAGTGACGTTCAATGACAGTACGGCAGCGGCTGTAAGCTTCATTTACCGAGAGCATGATCCTCCTCCTTCATACATCTTTAGTATTATTATTTTATCATAATTTACAACTAAACGCCTGATAAACCTCTTATGCCAGAGAATTTGCCCGCTCTTCCTTTTCCCGGATCGCTTCAGCAAGAAGCTTTGCACCCTGCATCACTATCGGGATTCCTCCGCCCGGGTGAATGGATGCACCGACGGCAAACACATTTTCCAGCCCAAAAGGCTGCAGTTGAGGGCGGAATACCCCGGACTGGAAAAGGGACGGTGCAATGCCGAAGCTTCCGCCCTGAAACAGGCCTTCCGCTTCTGCATCAACAGGTGTCCGGATTTCCTTCCAGAGGAGTTTTGATTTTATTTCAGGATCCAGGCGTGCTTCCAGTTCATCCATAATCCGATCGGCATATGCAGTATAGTCTTCCTGTGAAATACTGTTCCCTGCAGGTACAGGTACAAGCACATACACCCCGCTCTTCCCTTCAGGTGCAGTACTGTCATCAATCAATGAGGGTGAAAAGACGTAGAACGATGGATCATCCGGCAGTATACGCCTTTCAAACACATCCTCCATATTTCTGTCGAGATTCTCCGCCATAAAGAACTGATGGATGTAAGAGGTGTCAAGATGGCCTTCAATTCCCAGGTAAAGGAGAAGGCATCCGGATGAAGGTGTAAATGATCTGTTCCGCTTCTTCCCTGAATCGTTTACCAGGTTCCGGGCCACCGGGTAGTCCCCGTTAACGATGAACGTATCAAACGTTTCCCGTTTCCCGTTTACTGACAGGCTCGTCCCCTTTCTCCCCGATGTATCAATCCCTGTTACTTCCGAATGTGTACTGAGCCGGACACCGCGCCTGAGCAGCTCTCCCGTAATTTCCCTGGCGAGTCTGGCATAACCGCCTTTTACGTACCAGATACCGTGATAATGTTCGCTGAACGGTACAAGAGAGTAAATGGCAGGCGTATCATCCGGGGCACCGCCGATATAAAGTGTCTGAAAGGAAAATGCCTCTCTCAGTTTTAAAGCCTTAAAGTATTGCCGGGCCTGACTTTTCACGCTCTGATAGGCTTTGAGCTTAACGAGTGTCTTCACGTTTGCTCTGGAAAAAAAGGATGCAGGATTTCTAAAGTCCCGGTCCATAAAGGCCTTTTTTCCTTTCGTAAACCGCTCCTCCATATCATTCATATAGGCAAGAAAGGCGTCTTCCTCACCTGGAAATGAAGCACTGATTTCCTCAAGCTGCTTTTCTGTACTGCTCCATTTTGTAAAGGTGGTGCCATCCGGAAAGTGAAGCGGATAAAGGGGATCAATTCTTTCCATTTCAATGAGATCCGGGTTCATTCCTGCTTCTGATAATATAGAGCGGATCATCTCTGGAAGGAGCACAATGGTCGGGCCCTTATCAATACGGAAGCCGTCGCGCTCGACCGCAGCGAGGCGTCCTCCCATTTCACCTTCTTTTTCATAAACGGTTACTTCATGGCCTTCATTTGAAAGATAAAGTGCTGTGACAAGTCCTCCGATCCCGCCGCCGATGATGGCTGTTTTCATACTGTCACCCCCGCTTTTCCGTATTTCTCCATCAAGCCTGAAGATGTTATTCTCGCAGATTCAAAGATTGTCGGGAGTCCGCTCCCAGGATGCGTTCCCCCTCCGGTTAGCCACAGACCTTCCAGCGCTTCGAATTTATTATGCGGGCGGAAATACATCATCTGACCCAGATTGTGGGCCAGATTAAACGTTGCCCCTTTATAGACGTGTTTCTGGTGTTCCCAGTCAAGCGGTGTGAGCACGTCTTCCACTTCAAGACTGTCTCTTAATTTCTGACCGGTTTTTTTCTCTACCAGATCCCAGACGAGATCCCGGAATTCCTCTTTCTTTTCGTCCCAGTCGATTCCGCTGAAGTTATTCGGCACCGGTGCCAGAATGTACAGCGCCGCTTTCCCTTCCGGTGCTACCGTGGAATCGGTTGCCGATGCATGGTGCACATATACGGATGGGTCTTCTGACAATAGCCTGGTTTTCGTAATTTCCTCTACGTTCCTTTTGTAATCTCCCGAAAAGAAGATGGTATGATGGCCCAGGTCAACCGGTTTATTAATGCCTGCATAAATCATAAACGTGGAGCAGGAGTAATTTTTCTTTTCAAGGGATTTGCGTGAATATTTTCTTACTGCTCCCTCATCCACGAGGTTTGTCATGGCATGGGCAAAATCCGCATTCATGACAACTTCATCTGCCGTTACGGATTCTCCGCTGTCGAGCTGTAAGCCGGTCACTTTTCTGCCATCAAGGATCAGGCTTTTTATTCCTGCGTTCGTATGAATGGTTCCGCCGTGTTCCTCCACCACTCTGCCCATAGCCTCTGTCAGCCTGCTGAGACCGCCGACCGGGTGGTAAACGCCCCATTCGTGTTCCATGTAGGATAGAATGCTGAAAGCTCCCGGGCAGTCCCACGGTGACATGCCGAGGTACTTGGATTGAAATGTAAACGAAAGGCGGAGCCGCTCATCGTCGAAATAACGGCCCAGCACATCATACAGGGAACGGCCAACTTCCAGTTCAGGAAGCGCTTTTAAGCTCCTGAGCCGTGCATAATCAAACAGGCTTCCGTGCCGGTTCTGAAGCATAGGAAGCAGTCTGTTCATCTTCTTCCGCGTGTCTGTCATAAACTGTTCATAACGGGATCCGTAACCAGGGAACAGGTCTTCAATATGCTCTTTCATCTTTTCTCTGTTACTCGTTGCCCGGATCTTCATGCCGTCAAAATCCAGTTCATACATGGGATCAAGCTTTACAAGATTTACATAATCATGAAGATTTTTACCTGAAGCTTCAAAAATCTCCTCCAGAATATGCGGCATACTGAAAAATGTCGGTCCGAGGTCAAACGAAAAATCCCCCACCGTATGCCGGGATGTTCTTCCTCCTATGTAGGCCTGTTTTTCATAAACGTCTACGCTGAATCCTTTATATGTAAGCATCATCGCTGCCGCAAGGCCTCCAGGCCCTGCCCCGATTACGGCTATCTTTTTTCTTTCCTGACTCGCCATTCTGTCCACCGCCTTATCACCTTATAATCGTTTCTTTCCCTTATTCAAAAACGGTTAAACAAAAGTTATACAATATGTATATCACCTCGGGACGTTACAGGCAACGAAAACGCTCAGGGTATTTATTTCCTCTTTTCCTTTATTCGACGAAAGAAAAGAAAACGCCTGCAATGATGCAGACGTTCAGATAGATATTCCTGATTTGGTGAGCCACAGATGAAACTGCCACAGGTGGGCGATCAGCTGAGGTCCGGTCATCAGCTGACCGAAATAAGGAGCCGGATAGGAACTGCCGCGTGTATCACACAGTTCTGTAATCTTATTTACGTCAAACAGGTCAAATAAAGGGGAATCCCCCTGCTTAACGACGCCCTGCAGTGCACCTGTCACTTTTTCTGTATAAACGGGATGGTGAGTTTTCGGGTAGGGGCTTTTCTTTCTGTAAAGAATATCGTGGGGCAGAACCCCTTCCAGAGCTTTTCTTAAAATACCTTTCTCTCTGTTACCGTACATTTTCATATCCCAGGGAATGTTCCACACATATTCCACAAGGCGGTGATCGGCAAACGGGACCCTCACTTCAAGACTCGCTGCCATACTCATCCGGTCCTTCCGCTCGAGAAGCGTTGTCATGAACCAGATCATATTCACATAAAACAGAGAGCGCCGTCTGCTTTCAAGCTGGCTTTCCCCATCCAGCAGCGGCGTTTCGTTTACAGTTTCACTGTAACGCTGTTCTACGTACTGCTTCAGATTCAGTTTCTGCCGCCATTCCGGGCGCAAAAGTGATTCACGCTGATCGACTGAGCGCATCCACGGAAAAATCGATCCGTTAATCGCATCCTCGTCATGAAACCATGGATATCCACCAAAAATTTCATCGGCACACTCTCCCGAAAGCCCGACAGTGACTTCTTTTTTGATCTGTTCGCTGAACCAGAGAAGCGATGAATCAATATCCGCCATACCCGGCAGGTCTCTGGCCTCCTGGGCCGGCTCCAGATAATCAAACAGAGCTTCGTTGTTAATCACAAACCCTTTGTGATCGGAACCTAAAAAATCAGACATCACTTTGATCCAGGGCGCATCCGGGTTCGGCTGGAACCTGCTTGCCTTAAAATATTTGTCATTTTCTTCGTAGTCTATTGAAAATGTCCGCAGCGTCCCCCGCCCCTGCTCTTCAAAATAGTTTGCCGCAAGAGCGGTAAGGGCACTTGAATCCACTCCGCCGGACAGAAAGGTACAAACGGGCACGTCTGCCACCAGTTGCCTTTCAACGGTATCCTTCAGGAGACTCCGGATCCGCTCTGCTGTCTCTTCAGCCGAATCTGTGTGCCGTTCGCTTTTGACCTGCCAGTATCGTGCAGTTTTCAGCCCGGATCGTCCAAGCTTGAGAAAATGCGCCGGCCGGAGTTCCTTCATTCCTTTATATACTCCGTGGCCCGGTGTTCTGGAAGGGCACAGAGCCAGAACCTCCCGGAGTCCGGATTCGTCAACTCCGGCATTTATTTCCGGATGAGCGAGAATAGCTTTCGGCTCTGAAGCAAACATGAGACCTGAACCGTGTTCGAAGTAATACAGCGGTTTGACCCCGAGACGGTCACGGGCAATAAACAGTTCCTCCGCTTCATGATGCCATATGGCAAAGGCAAAGATTCCGTTCAGCTTCTCAACGCATGCTTCTCCCCACTCTATGAAAGAGGTGAGCAGCAC
Encoded proteins:
- the asnB gene encoding asparagine synthase (glutamine-hydrolyzing), translated to MCGITGWVDYKRPVANEKAVLLQMARTLAKRGPDASQVWGDNHAGFGHTRLIVVDPSGGGQPMTRKARSGTYTICYNGELYNTEDLRTELLKTGYTFLSHSDTEVLLTSFIEWGEACVEKLNGIFAFAIWHHEAEELFIARDRLGVKPLYYFEHGSGLMFASEPKAILAHPEINAGVDESGLREVLALCPSRTPGHGVYKGMKELRPAHFLKLGRSGLKTARYWQVKSERHTDSAEETAERIRSLLKDTVERQLVADVPVCTFLSGGVDSSALTALAANYFEEQGRGTLRTFSIDYEENDKYFKASRFQPNPDAPWIKVMSDFLGSDHKGFVINNEALFDYLEPAQEARDLPGMADIDSSLLWFSEQIKKEVTVGLSGECADEIFGGYPWFHDEDAINGSIFPWMRSVDQRESLLRPEWRQKLNLKQYVEQRYSETVNETPLLDGESQLESRRRSLFYVNMIWFMTTLLERKDRMSMAASLEVRVPFADHRLVEYVWNIPWDMKMYGNREKGILRKALEGVLPHDILYRKKSPYPKTHHPVYTEKVTGALQGVVKQGDSPLFDLFDVNKITELCDTRGSSYPAPYFGQLMTGPQLIAHLWQFHLWLTKSGISI
- a CDS encoding phytoene desaturase family protein, yielding MASQERKKIAVIGAGPGGLAAAMMLTYKGFSVDVYEKQAYIGGRTSRHTVGDFSFDLGPTFFSMPHILEEIFEASGKNLHDYVNLVKLDPMYELDFDGMKIRATSNREKMKEHIEDLFPGYGSRYEQFMTDTRKKMNRLLPMLQNRHGSLFDYARLRSLKALPELEVGRSLYDVLGRYFDDERLRLSFTFQSKYLGMSPWDCPGAFSILSYMEHEWGVYHPVGGLSRLTEAMGRVVEEHGGTIHTNAGIKSLILDGRKVTGLQLDSGESVTADEVVMNADFAHAMTNLVDEGAVRKYSRKSLEKKNYSCSTFMIYAGINKPVDLGHHTIFFSGDYKRNVEEITKTRLLSEDPSVYVHHASATDSTVAPEGKAALYILAPVPNNFSGIDWDEKKEEFRDLVWDLVEKKTGQKLRDSLEVEDVLTPLDWEHQKHVYKGATFNLAHNLGQMMYFRPHNKFEALEGLWLTGGGTHPGSGLPTIFESARITSSGLMEKYGKAGVTV
- a CDS encoding phytoene desaturase family protein — its product is MKTAIIGGGIGGLVTALYLSNEGHEVTVYEKEGEMGGRLAAVERDGFRIDKGPTIVLLPEMIRSILSEAGMNPDLIEMERIDPLYPLHFPDGTTFTKWSSTEKQLEEISASFPGEEDAFLAYMNDMEERFTKGKKAFMDRDFRNPASFFSRANVKTLVKLKAYQSVKSQARQYFKALKLREAFSFQTLYIGGAPDDTPAIYSLVPFSEHYHGIWYVKGGYARLAREITGELLRRGVRLSTHSEVTGIDTSGRKGTSLSVNGKRETFDTFIVNGDYPVARNLVNDSGKKRNRSFTPSSGCLLLYLGIEGHLDTSYIHQFFMAENLDRNMEDVFERRILPDDPSFYVFSPSLIDDSTAPEGKSGVYVLVPVPAGNSISQEDYTAYADRIMDELEARLDPEIKSKLLWKEIRTPVDAEAEGLFQGGSFGIAPSLFQSGVFRPQLQPFGLENVFAVGASIHPGGGIPIVMQGAKLLAEAIREKEERANSLA
- a CDS encoding phytoene/squalene synthase family protein — its product is MLSVNEAYSRCRTVIERHSKTFAKAFGHLPEEKRQAVWAVYAFCRTADDIVDEGENPGTEIVKFKDQFHSFADGRIPEKNYLWIALQDTFSRFEMDVQPFYDMIEGQQMDLIKKRYAALEEVKHYSYHVASTVGLMLLPILAPAKKDRLREGAISLGIAMQLTNILRDVGEDLERDRIYLPEDVMDKHGLNHDMLTSRQVSPAFIAVWEELAEDALRFYDAGLASINEYPVDSKIPVKAAALFYREILRSVRNNGYEVFRQRAFVSAEEKTHIMKAVVKG